In Colwellia sp. M166, a genomic segment contains:
- a CDS encoding DUF3427 domain-containing protein: MSQTGIYEQLITQLVEQNLDRDAFYVGERTLEAGEAATLLSRFLTRIIEIAMDSVPNGDSRIHQQIKLANTIVQWLSQHIRDEALISENLLDSQGKILTALFDKSNPIAADLPKYVESIMPITGLSQSELFCGSNVGISLETEIKREIQSSDKIYWLVSFIKWAGIRIFKNELEAFTRSGKQLKIITTSYMGATDAKAVEFLASLPNTEVKLSYNTNRERLHAKSYLFKRNTGFHTGYIGSSNLSHSALTSGLEWNLKITSQEIPHIIEKSLSTFETYWQSPDFEHFDGKAESKEKLHDALQAAKGSFNNAAPSFYFDIKPHSHQLTILEKLQVERNLHNRYRNLVVAATGTGKTIISAFDFARFYDKNPEAKFLFIAHREEILKQAQGAYRGVLKNSSFGELWVGNNKPSKYHHLFASIQSLNSQMSNPIDTLALSEDYFDYIVIDEVHHIAAKSYREILKHFSPKILLGLTATPERHDGTDILSDFCHVIAAEIRLPEAINQRHLSPFQYFAIDDDTDLSKIKWSKGRYDIAELTNLYTYNDQRVLRILQSLDEIVTDIAQMRALAFCVSKEHANFMAKKFTLKNIACGVLTSDNSKDREIMQQRLKSKQINVLFVVDIFNEGVDIPELDTLLFLRPTESLTIFLQQLGRGLRLTDNKECCTILDFVGNSRPEYDFSHKFRALVGKTNQAIAKEVKQGFPHLPLGCRIELQEKTQTMILKNISQATLNKSRLINLIINFPHVTHLPLTLKNFLHINPNITLEDIYKVKVGKFGGWQALIAISKNKAIDESKQALYAAYYRAINNRLMICTSISYLRFIKALCDNNFALPLTNFTGDTVNSEHLFTLMCHYDFWDKAGKQAGFNRLEESIKALRDKSLQKELSEVIDILIEQLEVSEFAMPKVGNPMVDTSPLKMHVRHPKEHIFVAFGESVFSRKSSSREGVLNIADANTELLFVTLNKNENQFSATTMYHDYAMSPTLFHWQTQNSAKPESGRGLGYIKQKENNKTFILFVREQAKDENGKTMGFVNFGPVDFVKYEGSQPMNITWKLKHPMPAYLWHETAKLAIG, translated from the coding sequence ATGTCTCAAACGGGTATTTATGAACAACTCATTACACAGTTGGTTGAGCAAAATTTAGATCGTGATGCCTTTTATGTTGGCGAGCGCACATTAGAAGCTGGTGAAGCCGCAACGCTATTATCACGATTTTTAACGCGAATTATTGAAATTGCCATGGACTCGGTACCCAACGGCGATAGTAGAATCCATCAGCAAATAAAACTCGCCAATACTATCGTGCAATGGCTTAGTCAGCATATTCGCGATGAAGCACTGATCAGTGAAAACCTGTTAGACAGCCAAGGTAAAATTCTTACCGCACTATTTGATAAATCCAATCCTATTGCAGCAGACTTACCCAAGTACGTTGAATCAATAATGCCGATTACTGGGCTTAGCCAAAGTGAATTATTTTGTGGCAGTAATGTTGGTATCTCGCTAGAGACTGAGATCAAAAGAGAGATCCAATCATCTGATAAAATTTATTGGTTAGTGTCTTTTATCAAGTGGGCTGGTATTCGAATATTTAAAAACGAGTTAGAAGCATTTACCCGTAGTGGCAAACAGCTAAAAATAATCACCACGTCTTACATGGGCGCGACCGATGCCAAAGCCGTTGAGTTCTTAGCCTCTCTACCAAACACCGAAGTAAAGCTCAGCTACAACACTAACCGTGAAAGATTACACGCGAAGTCTTATTTATTTAAGCGAAACACAGGCTTTCATACTGGCTATATTGGCTCTTCTAATTTATCACATTCAGCATTAACCAGTGGTTTAGAATGGAATTTAAAAATCACCTCACAAGAAATCCCCCATATTATTGAAAAGTCGCTCAGTACCTTTGAAACCTATTGGCAGTCACCTGACTTTGAACACTTTGATGGCAAAGCAGAGAGTAAAGAAAAGCTCCATGACGCCCTGCAAGCAGCAAAAGGCAGTTTTAACAATGCAGCGCCGAGCTTTTATTTCGATATAAAACCTCATTCTCACCAACTAACTATATTAGAAAAACTACAGGTTGAGCGTAATTTACATAATCGTTATCGCAACTTAGTGGTTGCCGCTACAGGTACAGGTAAAACCATTATTTCAGCTTTCGACTTTGCTCGTTTTTACGATAAAAACCCTGAAGCTAAGTTCTTATTTATTGCCCATAGAGAAGAAATTTTAAAGCAGGCACAAGGCGCATATCGTGGCGTATTAAAAAATAGTAGTTTTGGCGAATTATGGGTCGGCAATAACAAACCAAGCAAATATCACCACCTTTTCGCTTCTATTCAAAGCTTAAATTCACAAATGAGCAACCCAATTGACACTTTAGCGTTAAGTGAAGATTACTTTGATTATATTGTTATCGACGAAGTTCATCATATTGCAGCCAAAAGCTACCGCGAAATATTAAAACACTTTAGCCCGAAAATACTATTAGGATTAACCGCGACACCCGAGCGTCACGATGGTACAGATATTCTTAGTGATTTTTGCCATGTAATTGCCGCTGAAATACGCTTACCTGAAGCGATTAACCAACGCCACCTTTCACCCTTTCAATACTTTGCTATCGATGACGATACCGATCTGAGCAAAATAAAATGGTCTAAAGGCCGTTATGACATTGCTGAATTAACCAACCTTTATACTTATAACGACCAACGTGTTTTACGAATACTACAAAGTCTTGATGAAATTGTTACTGATATCGCTCAAATGCGCGCGCTGGCATTTTGTGTCAGTAAAGAACACGCAAATTTTATGGCGAAAAAATTTACTCTGAAAAATATAGCTTGTGGCGTGCTAACCAGCGATAACAGTAAAGATCGTGAAATCATGCAGCAACGCTTAAAATCAAAGCAAATAAACGTACTGTTTGTGGTCGATATCTTTAATGAAGGTGTCGATATTCCAGAGCTTGATACTTTACTGTTTTTACGCCCAACAGAAAGCTTGACGATATTCTTACAACAACTAGGTCGCGGGCTGCGTTTAACCGATAACAAAGAATGTTGCACAATATTAGATTTTGTCGGCAATTCGCGACCAGAATACGACTTTTCACATAAGTTTAGAGCATTAGTTGGCAAAACCAATCAAGCAATAGCAAAAGAAGTTAAACAAGGCTTTCCTCATTTGCCTTTGGGTTGTCGTATTGAGTTACAAGAAAAAACTCAAACCATGATCTTAAAAAACATCAGCCAAGCAACACTGAATAAAAGCCGATTAATTAACTTAATTATTAATTTCCCTCATGTTACTCATTTACCTTTAACATTAAAAAACTTCTTACATATCAACCCTAATATTACCTTAGAAGATATCTACAAAGTTAAAGTTGGAAAGTTTGGCGGTTGGCAAGCCCTAATAGCGATAAGTAAAAATAAAGCCATAGATGAAAGTAAACAGGCGCTTTATGCGGCTTACTATCGCGCTATCAACAACCGATTAATGATCTGCACTTCAATATCTTATTTACGCTTTATTAAAGCCCTTTGTGATAACAACTTTGCGTTGCCATTAACTAACTTTACAGGCGATACAGTAAACTCTGAGCATTTATTTACCCTGATGTGTCATTACGACTTTTGGGACAAAGCGGGTAAACAAGCTGGCTTTAACCGCCTTGAAGAAAGTATTAAAGCTCTCAGAGATAAAAGCCTTCAAAAAGAACTCAGCGAAGTAATCGATATACTGATTGAACAACTAGAAGTAAGTGAATTTGCTATGCCAAAAGTTGGCAACCCAATGGTAGATACATCACCGCTAAAAATGCATGTCCGCCATCCAAAAGAGCATATTTTTGTCGCTTTTGGTGAGAGTGTTTTTTCAAGAAAGTCATCAAGCCGCGAAGGTGTTTTAAACATAGCTGACGCTAATACAGAATTATTGTTTGTTACTTTGAATAAGAACGAAAATCAGTTTTCAGCAACCACCATGTACCATGACTATGCCATGAGCCCAACGCTATTTCATTGGCA